The following coding sequences lie in one Rhizobium binae genomic window:
- a CDS encoding GNAT family N-acetyltransferase, whose amino-acid sequence MDFDAAKQRRALQARSYVRLAPNIVHLNTVHGNHEVALEVEAGIGSLTFYEGNPVQSAELLMAAAEAVTAQDRSIKSVVFEGHQASLPRHISGTDGRLDSAILWQWPSLWLPQLSYPLPPVQQMTAGRYHPRRPAKPKGTVYQRFIPWLERDISFRVADPETDLAAFHRWMNDEQVHTIWEDAGSIDKHREILEERIADPHVLPLIGSFADIPFGYFEVYWAKENRLGPFYDADDYDRGWHVAIGEPDYRGKKWISAWLPSLMHFIFLDDPRTQRIVGEPRASHEQQIRNLDRSGFAKVKHFDFPHKRALLVMLTRERFFGDHLWVPAS is encoded by the coding sequence ATGGATTTCGACGCCGCCAAGCAAAGGCGGGCTCTGCAGGCGCGCAGCTATGTCAGGCTTGCCCCCAATATCGTCCATCTCAACACGGTGCACGGGAACCACGAAGTCGCCCTCGAAGTCGAAGCCGGCATCGGTTCGCTCACCTTCTACGAGGGAAATCCCGTGCAATCGGCGGAGCTTCTCATGGCCGCCGCCGAAGCGGTGACGGCGCAAGACCGCTCGATAAAATCGGTCGTCTTCGAAGGCCATCAGGCTAGCCTTCCCCGACACATTTCAGGCACCGATGGACGGCTCGATTCCGCGATCCTCTGGCAATGGCCCTCGCTGTGGCTGCCGCAGCTTTCCTATCCCCTGCCGCCGGTGCAGCAGATGACCGCGGGCCGCTATCATCCGCGCCGGCCGGCAAAGCCGAAGGGCACGGTCTACCAGCGCTTCATCCCGTGGCTGGAGCGCGACATCAGCTTCAGGGTGGCCGATCCCGAGACCGATCTAGCGGCATTCCATCGCTGGATGAACGACGAGCAGGTCCACACGATCTGGGAGGATGCGGGCTCGATCGACAAGCACCGGGAGATCCTGGAAGAGAGGATCGCCGATCCGCATGTGCTGCCGCTGATCGGCAGTTTCGCGGACATCCCCTTCGGCTATTTCGAAGTCTATTGGGCCAAGGAGAACCGGCTCGGCCCCTTCTACGACGCCGACGATTACGATCGCGGCTGGCATGTCGCGATCGGCGAGCCCGATTACCGCGGCAAGAAATGGATCAGCGCCTGGCTTCCTTCGCTGATGCATTTCATTTTCCTCGACGACCCCCGCACGCAACGCATCGTCGGCGAGCCGCGCGCCAGCCACGAGCAGCAGATCCGCAATCTCGACCGCTCGGGCTTCGCCAAGGTCAAGCATTTCGATTTTCCGCACAAGCGGGCGCTTCTGGTGATGCTGACCCGCGAGCGCTTCTTCGGCGATCATCTCTGGGTGCCTGCATCATGA
- a CDS encoding MbtH family protein: MDNLEPRDDFWIVVIDAEHHYSVWPQDKRIPVSWRAAGFAGSRQECLAHIREIWTDPRPLSLRSAMSADARL; this comes from the coding sequence ATGGACAATCTTGAACCCCGCGACGATTTCTGGATCGTCGTCATCGACGCCGAGCATCACTACTCGGTCTGGCCGCAAGACAAGCGCATTCCGGTGAGCTGGCGGGCTGCGGGTTTTGCCGGTTCGCGCCAGGAGTGCCTCGCCCATATCCGTGAAATCTGGACCGATCCTCGCCCGCTCTCCCTGCGCTCGGCCATGTCTGCCGATGCGCGTCTCTGA
- a CDS encoding non-ribosomal peptide synthetase, whose amino-acid sequence MNKQITNFADARPTDAVDAVFESFPLTIAQKRIWSLEQIGNYTVFPDQVIGLRLGATTGVETIAGACHALLAENPSLSTRFRRLAGGRIEQYRGASNAVPMEILGKEGAALSEAEALAARKAFRDRRFDLLEGPGARIHIILLPDGQSLLTIVLHPIICDDREKSLLAASLARILDGEPAGDVQPAEISAGIREKEWLETDAAREALAYWRDTIGLDYAASTFATRFNSGGLAGVARAEHRFAIEPELWNKLERHADEKGFQVDRVLHAAFCALLARYSGNYALLTGLLVARPRTEHFASRGRAEQVLPLVLPLASRHSLDDVVAVISSVTEEGLRRLVPLERITQELVVDEAAAQEAVVRALFEFREPYPVARDATNLEPPGARADSELSLVIEARSDGSASGLIDYAQDLYDGSLIARVARHFGLVLEQIVAQPGLRIKDIELVGGDELDWLSAPYEDDVINDDRPVHELISAHSRRTPEKTAIVYGDEEWSHGWLEASTNRLGHRLRQLGVRAEVTVANFIKRSPEAIVGILATLKAGGAYIPVEPDHPPVRNHHILRDGGVKIVLTHSWLRHRLPVGLDATILELDKIDLDGEPETPLYVPIHKDQLAYVMYTSGSTGLPKGVAVEHGPLTHHLQNTSRVYGMSSESRELPFLPFSSDGGHERWMNPLMEGGSIILPDQPLWTPEETLTAMRKHGANNASIPTTYLQQLAEWADIADGAPPMRLYSFGGEGLAQSTFDLLSRALKSEWLINGYGPTETIMTPMVWKVRAGTKFQGVYAPLGRAVGLRRVYVLDPDLNLCPIGVTGELYIGGEGIARGYLGKPDTTADRFIPDPFSKEGGRLYRSGDLTRWREDGTVEFVGRVDHQVKLRGYRIELGEIEAALLQQPGVGEALVVLRDDDAGGEKMLVAYVVPKKDERLDVETVRSGLERSLPSYMVPAAVIELEKMPTNPNSKLDRFALPAPQPVKRAIIEPASALEEEVLDVWRQVLKLDAISVEDNFFAIGGNSLGAIRILSLLRQRRPKVPLTVADIFNNPTIRAFAGVMEQGEERDLSEVIVLRASGAKPRLYCFPGLLVSTREYVKLVDYLGADQPATGFICHSLSEKKEVGAPIEKIIERYVDDIRTQSRGASCYFLGWSWGGLLAYEAARTLGNEVDVRMLAMVDVCDVGSEFAIGAKPRFRPGERDALHRDVQAWLQKTAMRSEWDRLLSTMDADTYEQFLRFVGNEKDPLPTDGPDISSREHTFWVLIDNALIFRKHRLVPHDVPIYPWAADDSLNRGLNLIDWRCLSPRARAAEIITGTNHLHMIGSPAFHSRLALRLKETEKDNA is encoded by the coding sequence ATGAACAAGCAGATCACCAATTTCGCCGATGCCCGCCCGACCGACGCTGTGGATGCCGTCTTCGAGAGTTTTCCGCTGACGATCGCGCAGAAGCGCATCTGGTCGCTAGAGCAGATCGGAAACTACACGGTCTTCCCCGATCAGGTCATCGGGCTGCGCTTGGGCGCCACGACCGGCGTCGAGACGATCGCCGGCGCCTGCCACGCGCTCCTGGCTGAGAACCCGTCGCTTTCCACTCGTTTCCGCCGGCTGGCGGGCGGCCGCATCGAGCAATATCGCGGCGCGTCGAACGCGGTGCCGATGGAGATCCTCGGCAAGGAAGGAGCCGCTCTTTCCGAGGCTGAAGCCTTGGCAGCGCGGAAAGCCTTTCGCGACAGGCGCTTTGATCTCCTGGAAGGGCCGGGGGCGCGCATCCACATCATCCTGCTGCCCGACGGGCAGTCGCTGCTGACGATCGTGCTGCATCCGATCATCTGCGACGACCGCGAAAAATCCCTTCTTGCCGCTTCGCTGGCGCGCATTCTCGATGGCGAACCGGCCGGCGACGTGCAGCCGGCGGAAATATCGGCGGGAATTCGGGAGAAAGAATGGCTGGAGACGGATGCAGCGCGGGAGGCGCTGGCCTATTGGCGCGACACGATCGGTCTCGACTATGCCGCCTCGACTTTTGCCACCCGCTTCAACAGCGGCGGGCTGGCAGGCGTGGCGCGCGCCGAGCATCGGTTTGCGATCGAGCCGGAGCTCTGGAACAAGCTCGAACGGCATGCGGACGAAAAGGGATTTCAAGTCGACCGTGTGCTTCACGCCGCCTTCTGCGCGCTGCTGGCGCGCTACAGCGGCAACTATGCTTTGCTGACCGGTCTGCTGGTCGCGCGGCCCCGCACGGAACATTTCGCCAGCCGCGGTCGCGCCGAACAGGTGCTTCCGCTCGTCCTGCCACTCGCCTCCCGACATTCCCTCGACGACGTCGTCGCCGTGATCTCGTCGGTAACGGAGGAGGGGCTTCGCCGGCTCGTGCCGCTGGAGCGCATCACCCAGGAACTGGTCGTCGACGAGGCGGCCGCACAGGAAGCCGTGGTCAGGGCGCTGTTCGAATTCCGCGAGCCCTATCCGGTCGCGAGAGATGCGACGAACCTGGAACCACCAGGTGCGCGCGCCGACAGCGAGCTTTCCCTGGTGATCGAGGCGCGTTCGGACGGCAGCGCATCCGGGCTGATCGACTATGCTCAGGATCTCTATGACGGCTCTCTGATCGCCCGTGTCGCAAGGCATTTCGGCCTGGTGCTAGAGCAGATCGTCGCGCAGCCGGGCCTCAGGATCAAGGATATCGAACTCGTCGGCGGCGACGAACTCGACTGGTTGTCGGCGCCTTACGAGGACGACGTTATCAACGACGACCGGCCGGTCCACGAACTGATATCCGCCCATTCGCGCCGGACGCCTGAGAAGACGGCGATCGTCTATGGCGACGAAGAGTGGAGCCATGGCTGGCTGGAGGCGAGCACCAACCGCCTCGGGCATCGGCTGCGGCAGCTCGGTGTTCGCGCCGAAGTGACGGTTGCTAACTTCATCAAGCGTTCGCCGGAAGCGATCGTCGGCATCCTCGCCACGCTGAAGGCGGGCGGTGCCTATATCCCCGTCGAGCCGGATCATCCGCCGGTGCGCAACCATCACATCCTGCGCGACGGCGGGGTGAAGATCGTCCTCACCCACAGCTGGCTGCGCCACCGCCTGCCGGTGGGGCTCGATGCCACCATCCTCGAACTCGACAAGATCGATCTCGACGGCGAGCCGGAAACGCCGCTCTATGTGCCCATCCACAAGGATCAGCTCGCCTATGTCATGTACACCTCGGGTTCGACGGGATTGCCGAAAGGTGTGGCCGTCGAGCACGGCCCACTGACGCATCACCTGCAGAATACCTCGCGCGTCTACGGCATGAGCTCGGAATCCCGCGAGCTGCCCTTCCTGCCCTTCAGCTCGGACGGGGGCCATGAGCGCTGGATGAACCCGCTGATGGAAGGCGGCAGCATCATTCTTCCCGACCAGCCGCTCTGGACTCCGGAGGAGACGCTGACGGCGATGCGCAAGCATGGCGCCAACAATGCCAGCATCCCGACTACCTATCTGCAGCAGCTGGCGGAATGGGCTGACATTGCCGACGGCGCCCCGCCGATGCGGCTCTATTCCTTTGGCGGCGAGGGGCTGGCGCAATCGACCTTCGACCTCTTGTCGCGGGCGCTGAAATCGGAGTGGCTGATCAACGGCTATGGTCCTACAGAAACGATCATGACGCCGATGGTCTGGAAGGTGAGGGCCGGAACGAAGTTCCAGGGCGTCTATGCGCCGCTCGGCCGCGCCGTCGGCCTCAGACGCGTCTATGTGCTCGACCCCGACCTCAACCTGTGCCCGATCGGCGTGACCGGCGAGCTCTATATCGGCGGCGAGGGCATCGCCCGAGGCTATCTCGGCAAGCCGGATACGACGGCCGACCGCTTCATTCCCGACCCCTTCTCCAAGGAAGGCGGCCGGCTCTATCGCTCCGGCGACCTGACGCGCTGGCGCGAGGACGGAACCGTCGAATTCGTCGGCCGCGTCGATCATCAGGTGAAGCTGCGCGGTTATCGCATCGAACTCGGCGAGATCGAAGCCGCACTCCTCCAGCAGCCCGGCGTCGGCGAAGCCCTGGTCGTGCTGCGCGATGACGATGCCGGCGGCGAAAAGATGCTGGTCGCTTATGTCGTGCCGAAGAAAGACGAGAGACTTGACGTCGAGACAGTCCGTTCCGGCCTCGAGCGCAGCCTGCCATCCTATATGGTGCCGGCCGCCGTCATCGAGCTCGAGAAGATGCCGACCAATCCGAACAGCAAGCTCGATCGCTTCGCGCTGCCGGCGCCCCAGCCGGTCAAACGCGCCATCATCGAGCCGGCGAGTGCGCTCGAAGAAGAAGTGCTGGATGTCTGGCGCCAGGTTCTCAAGCTGGATGCGATCAGCGTCGAGGATAACTTCTTTGCCATCGGCGGCAATTCGCTGGGCGCGATCCGCATCCTTTCGCTGCTGCGGCAGCGCCGGCCGAAGGTGCCGTTGACCGTAGCCGATATCTTCAACAACCCGACCATTCGCGCCTTCGCCGGCGTGATGGAGCAGGGCGAGGAGCGCGATCTTTCCGAGGTGATCGTGCTGCGCGCCTCCGGCGCCAAGCCGCGGCTCTACTGCTTCCCGGGGCTTCTGGTCAGCACCCGCGAATATGTGAAGCTCGTCGATTATCTCGGCGCCGACCAGCCGGCGACCGGCTTTATTTGCCATTCGCTATCGGAAAAGAAGGAAGTCGGCGCGCCGATCGAAAAGATCATCGAGCGTTATGTCGATGACATCAGGACGCAAAGTAGAGGCGCGTCCTGCTATTTCCTCGGCTGGTCCTGGGGCGGGCTTCTGGCCTACGAGGCTGCCCGCACCCTCGGCAATGAGGTCGATGTCAGGATGCTGGCGATGGTCGATGTGTGCGATGTCGGCTCGGAATTCGCGATCGGAGCCAAGCCGCGCTTCCGTCCCGGCGAGCGCGACGCACTTCATCGCGACGTGCAGGCATGGCTGCAGAAAACGGCGATGCGCTCCGAGTGGGATCGGCTGCTTTCAACGATGGACGCGGATACTTACGAGCAGTTCCTGCGCTTCGTCGGCAACGAGAAGGATCCGCTTCCCACAGACGGGCCCGATATCAGCAGCCGCGAGCATACGTTCTGGGTGCTGATCGACAACGCCCTGATCTTTCGCAAGCATCGGCTCGTTCCCCATGACGTGCCGATCTATCCCTGGGCGGCCGACGACAGCCTCAACCGTGGCCTGAACCTGATCGATTGGCGCTGCCTGTCGCCGCGGGCGCGTGCGGCCGAAATCATCACCGGCACCAACCATCTCCATATGATCGGCTCGCCCGCCTTTCATTCAAGGCTTGCCCTGCGTCTCAAGGAAACAGAGAAGGATAACGCATGA